One stretch of Sulfuricystis multivorans DNA includes these proteins:
- a CDS encoding protein disulfide oxidoreductase, whose translation MNISRLSSLRAALDNPKRWRRWALEVLIVITIVAAITTWQNSGLASGIAPPLAGTRTDGSTVKLGAGKTARLVVFWATWCKVCKAEAGNIEAVARDWPVITVAMQSGEREEVAEFLEERGLTVPAIADDDANIAEAWGVRAVPAHFVVDPAGNIRFRLVGYTTSWGLRARLWWANTFPL comes from the coding sequence ATGAATATCTCACGCCTCTCTTCTCTGCGAGCCGCGCTCGACAACCCGAAACGCTGGCGCCGCTGGGCGCTCGAAGTGTTGATCGTGATCACGATCGTCGCCGCGATCACCACCTGGCAGAACAGCGGGCTCGCCAGCGGCATCGCGCCGCCGCTGGCCGGCACGCGCACCGACGGCAGCACGGTGAAACTCGGCGCTGGTAAGACGGCACGGCTGGTGGTGTTCTGGGCCACCTGGTGCAAGGTCTGCAAGGCCGAGGCGGGCAACATCGAGGCCGTCGCCCGCGACTGGCCGGTGATCACGGTCGCGATGCAGTCGGGCGAACGCGAAGAGGTTGCCGAATTTCTCGAGGAACGCGGCCTGACGGTGCCGGCAATCGCCGATGACGACGCGAACATCGCCGAAGCCTGGGGGGTGCGCGCGGTGCCGGCGCATTTCGTCGTCGATCCCGCAGGCAACATCCGCTTCCGCCTCGTCGGCTACACCACTTCCTGGGGATTGCGCGCCCGCCTGTGGTGGGCCAATACCTTCCCCCTCTGA
- a CDS encoding ammonium transporter — MRKLLAILLMALSLFGFSSGAPAVEEASGAPAVEEASAAPAVATAAKAPAAELSAAEAPAAAPAPNKGDTAWMMVATLLVILMTIPGLALFYGGLVRAKNMLSVLMQVFVIFALISVLWAVYGYSVAFTAGTPYFGSFEKLFLMGVTPDSVGATFSKGVVIPELVFVAFQATFAAITTALIVGSFAERIEFSAVLLFSVLWFTFSYLPMAHMVWYWDGPDAITDAASLEKVTAAAGFLWAKGALDFAGGTVVHINAAMAGLVGAYLVGKRVGFGREAMTPHSLTLTMVGAALLWVGWFGFNAGSNLEATGTAALAMVNTLFATAAATLSWMFAEWLFKGKPSMLGAASGAVAGLVAITPACGFVGPLGAIIIGLAAGIVCLWGVNGLKKLLGADDALDVFGVHGVGGILGSLLTGVFASPALGGTGVYDYVANAVGEYDMAAQIVSQLWGVGVVIVWSGVVAFICYKIVDVLIGLRVPEDEEREGLDITAHGESAYHY; from the coding sequence ATGAGGAAATTACTCGCAATCCTGCTGATGGCTTTGAGCCTGTTCGGTTTTTCGAGCGGCGCGCCGGCGGTCGAAGAGGCGAGCGGCGCGCCGGCGGTCGAAGAGGCGAGCGCCGCGCCCGCGGTCGCTACCGCCGCCAAGGCGCCTGCTGCCGAGCTATCTGCAGCCGAGGCTCCAGCCGCTGCGCCGGCGCCCAACAAAGGCGATACGGCGTGGATGATGGTCGCCACGCTCTTGGTGATCCTGATGACCATTCCGGGTCTGGCGCTGTTCTACGGCGGGCTGGTGCGGGCCAAGAACATGCTCTCGGTGCTGATGCAGGTGTTCGTCATCTTCGCGTTGATCAGCGTGCTGTGGGCGGTCTATGGCTACAGCGTCGCTTTCACCGCAGGCACCCCATACTTCGGTAGCTTCGAGAAGCTGTTCCTGATGGGCGTCACACCCGACTCGGTCGGCGCCACCTTCAGCAAGGGCGTGGTGATTCCCGAGCTGGTGTTCGTCGCCTTCCAGGCCACTTTCGCAGCGATCACCACCGCGCTGATCGTCGGCAGCTTCGCCGAGCGCATCGAGTTCTCCGCCGTGCTGCTCTTTTCGGTGCTGTGGTTCACCTTCAGCTATCTGCCGATGGCGCACATGGTCTGGTACTGGGATGGCCCGGATGCGATCACCGATGCCGCCTCGCTCGAAAAGGTCACTGCCGCGGCAGGCTTCCTGTGGGCCAAGGGCGCGCTCGACTTCGCCGGCGGCACGGTGGTGCACATCAATGCCGCGATGGCCGGTCTCGTCGGCGCCTACTTGGTTGGCAAGCGCGTCGGCTTCGGCCGTGAAGCGATGACGCCACACTCGCTGACGCTCACCATGGTCGGCGCGGCATTGCTCTGGGTGGGCTGGTTCGGCTTCAACGCCGGCTCCAACCTCGAAGCGACCGGCACCGCCGCGCTGGCGATGGTGAATACGTTGTTCGCAACGGCCGCCGCGACGCTCTCCTGGATGTTTGCCGAATGGCTGTTCAAGGGCAAGCCCTCGATGCTCGGCGCCGCGTCGGGTGCGGTCGCGGGACTGGTGGCCATCACGCCGGCCTGCGGTTTCGTCGGCCCGCTGGGCGCGATCATCATCGGCCTGGCCGCAGGCATCGTCTGCCTGTGGGGCGTCAATGGCCTGAAGAAGCTACTCGGCGCGGACGACGCGCTCGATGTGTTCGGCGTGCATGGCGTCGGCGGCATCCTCGGCTCGCTCCTCACCGGCGTGTTCGCCTCGCCGGCCTTGGGCGGCACCGGCGTGTATGACTACGTCGCCAATGCCGTCGGCGAGTACGACATGGCGGCCCAGATCGTCAGCCAGCTCTGGGGTGTCGGCGTCGTGATCGTCTGGTCCGGCGTGGTCGCTTTCATCTGCTACAAGATCGTCGATGTTCTGATCGGACTGCGCGTGCCCGAGGACGAGGAACGCGAAGGGCTCGACATCACCGCGCACGGCGAGTCGGCCTACCATTACTGA
- the purU gene encoding formyltetrahydrofolate deformylase yields the protein MSSGRFYTLAASCPDRTGIIARVTGFIAAHNGWITESSFHSDEIEGRYFMRIEVKADSLPFMLAEFRSRFAPIAQELDMDWQITDSAVKKRVVILVSKQEHCLYDLLARWQSKELDIEIPCVISNHDTFRGFVEWHGIPFHHVPVTPENKREAFAEVQRLFEESRGDTMVLARFMQILPPELCAAYPRRIINIHHSFLPSFVGAKPYHQAYARGVKLIGATCHYVTAELDQGPIIEQDVIRIDHSDAPDDMVRYGKDIEKTVLARGLRYHLEDRVLVHGNKTVVFR from the coding sequence ATGTCTAGCGGCCGCTTCTACACGCTGGCCGCCTCCTGCCCGGATCGCACTGGCATCATCGCCAGGGTCACCGGCTTCATCGCCGCACACAACGGCTGGATCACCGAGTCGAGTTTTCATTCGGACGAGATCGAAGGGCGTTATTTCATGCGCATCGAGGTCAAGGCCGACTCGCTGCCGTTCATGCTCGCCGAATTCCGCAGCCGCTTCGCGCCGATCGCGCAGGAACTCGACATGGACTGGCAGATCACCGACAGCGCGGTGAAAAAACGCGTCGTGATCCTCGTCTCCAAGCAGGAACACTGCCTCTACGATCTTCTCGCGCGCTGGCAATCCAAGGAGCTCGACATCGAGATTCCCTGCGTGATCTCGAACCACGACACCTTCCGCGGCTTCGTCGAATGGCATGGCATCCCCTTCCACCATGTGCCGGTGACGCCGGAGAACAAGCGCGAGGCCTTCGCCGAGGTGCAACGCCTGTTCGAAGAATCGCGCGGCGACACGATGGTGCTGGCGCGCTTCATGCAGATCCTGCCGCCTGAGCTGTGCGCAGCCTATCCGCGGCGAATCATCAACATCCACCACAGCTTCCTGCCCTCTTTCGTCGGCGCCAAACCCTACCACCAGGCCTATGCGCGCGGCGTGAAGCTGATCGGCGCGACTTGTCACTATGTCACCGCCGAACTCGACCAGGGGCCGATCATCGAGCAGGACGTGATTCGCATCGATCACTCCGATGCGCCCGACGACATGGTGCGCTACGGCAAGGACATCGAGAAAACGGTGCTCGCGCGCGGCCTGCGCTATCACCTCGAAGACCGCGTGCTGGTGCATGGCAACAAGACGGTGGTGTTCAGGTAA
- a CDS encoding MFS transporter produces MNPPPLRLAWTVWGLGALFYLFAFYQRVAPAVMTDQLMAEFAIGGAALGNLSAFYFYAYVAMQIPTGVLADRFGPRHVLAVGSCIAALGSLLFAFAPGFGWAAFGRLLVGASVAVAFVSTLKLASHWFPPQKYALASGMALFFGVAGGIMAGVPLRLLVEHFGWRIVMGSAGLFAILLCAAIWLLVRDDPAERGYASHHAHDGAQHGHPPILAGLIESLSYRNTWLLMLAPIGFSGAVLTFGGLWGVPWLRQVHGLDPKAAAAVTSTLLAAWALGGPLLGNGSQKLGRRKPLYLVSGVVATVGWALVIFLPLPLWLLIPLLIVIGFASGNIIIGFAWAKESVPLRLMGTTSGVVNMGPLLGGVILQPGVGWLLDRSWSGAQQAGARLYDAATWQTGFALMFASVLIALLLVPFIRETHCRQAG; encoded by the coding sequence ATGAACCCGCCACCGCTGCGCCTGGCCTGGACGGTCTGGGGACTGGGCGCGCTGTTTTACCTGTTCGCCTTCTACCAGCGTGTCGCGCCGGCGGTGATGACCGATCAACTGATGGCGGAATTCGCCATCGGCGGCGCGGCGCTCGGCAACCTCTCGGCCTTTTACTTTTACGCTTATGTGGCGATGCAGATTCCCACCGGCGTGCTGGCCGACCGTTTCGGGCCGCGCCACGTGCTGGCGGTCGGCAGCTGCATCGCGGCGCTGGGCAGCCTGCTGTTCGCGTTCGCGCCGGGCTTTGGCTGGGCGGCCTTCGGCCGCCTGCTGGTTGGCGCCTCGGTCGCGGTCGCCTTCGTCTCGACGCTCAAGCTCGCCAGCCACTGGTTTCCGCCGCAGAAGTACGCGCTCGCTTCGGGGATGGCGCTGTTCTTCGGTGTGGCCGGCGGCATCATGGCGGGGGTGCCGCTGCGGCTGCTGGTCGAGCATTTCGGCTGGCGCATCGTGATGGGCAGCGCCGGTCTTTTCGCCATCCTGTTGTGCGCCGCGATCTGGCTGCTGGTACGCGACGATCCCGCCGAGCGCGGCTATGCCAGCCATCACGCTCACGATGGCGCCCAGCACGGCCATCCGCCGATCCTCGCCGGCCTGATCGAGTCGCTTTCCTACCGCAACACCTGGCTGCTGATGCTGGCGCCGATCGGCTTCTCGGGGGCAGTGCTGACCTTTGGCGGCCTCTGGGGCGTGCCCTGGCTGCGGCAGGTGCATGGCCTCGACCCGAAGGCCGCGGCGGCCGTCACTTCCACGCTGCTGGCCGCCTGGGCGCTCGGCGGGCCGCTGCTCGGCAACGGCTCCCAGAAGCTCGGCCGCCGCAAGCCGCTCTACCTGGTGAGCGGCGTCGTTGCCACCGTCGGCTGGGCGCTGGTGATCTTCCTGCCACTGCCGCTGTGGCTGCTGATCCCGCTTTTGATCGTCATCGGCTTCGCCTCGGGCAACATCATCATCGGCTTCGCCTGGGCGAAGGAATCGGTCCCGCTGCGATTGATGGGCACGACTTCCGGCGTCGTGAACATGGGACCGCTGCTCGGCGGCGTCATCCTGCAGCCGGGGGTCGGCTGGCTGCTCGACCGCTCCTGGAGCGGCGCGCAGCAGGCCGGCGCGCGCCTCTACGACGCGGCGACCTGGCAGACCGGTTTCGCGCTGATGTTCGCCAGCGTCCTGATCGCGCTGCTGCTGGTGCCGTTCATCCGCGAAACACATTGCCGGCAGGCCGGTTGA
- a CDS encoding YifB family Mg chelatase-like AAA ATPase produces the protein MSLAILKSRALAGLAAPEVAVEVHLANGLPSFTLVGLPEMEVKEARDRVRAAIQNSGFEFPAKRITVNLAPADLPKESGRFDLPIALGILIASGQLASPRLDDHEFAGELSLSGELRPVRGTLAMCLAAKGNGRAFVLPWACADEAALVKTAIILPARTLLEVCAHLTGAAPLSPHHSAVRKPPSLAPDLAEVKGQLPAKRALEVAAAGGHSLLMSGPPGSGKSMLAARLPGILPPMTEQEALESAAVQSLAGSFDVSRWGVRPFQAPHHSASVPALVGGGGNPQPGEISLAHQGILFLDELPEFERRVLEALREPLETGFIRVSRAARRAEFPARFQLVAAMNPCPCGYLGDARCRCTPEQIARYRGKLSGPLLDRIDLMIEVPAVSEAELSARATGEPSASVRERVVAARARQIDRQAKPNALLVPDEIDCHCRPDDAGAALLKQAMQRLDLSARAYHRILKVARSIADLAADEIVRGPHIAEAIQYRRGLGS, from the coding sequence GTGTCGCTGGCGATCCTGAAAAGCCGTGCGCTGGCGGGGCTGGCCGCGCCCGAGGTCGCGGTCGAGGTGCATCTGGCCAACGGCCTGCCCTCCTTCACGCTGGTCGGGCTGCCCGAGATGGAAGTCAAGGAAGCGCGCGACCGCGTGCGCGCCGCGATCCAAAACAGCGGCTTCGAGTTTCCCGCCAAGCGCATCACGGTGAATCTCGCGCCGGCCGATCTGCCGAAGGAATCCGGCCGCTTCGATCTGCCGATCGCGCTCGGCATCCTGATCGCATCGGGGCAGCTCGCTTCACCCCGTCTCGATGACCACGAGTTCGCCGGTGAGCTGTCGCTTTCCGGCGAGCTGCGGCCGGTGCGCGGCACGCTGGCGATGTGCCTGGCCGCGAAGGGGAACGGACGCGCCTTCGTGCTGCCCTGGGCTTGTGCCGACGAGGCGGCCCTGGTCAAAACGGCGATCATCCTGCCGGCGCGCACTTTGCTCGAGGTCTGCGCGCATCTGACGGGCGCCGCACCGCTTTCACCCCACCACAGCGCCGTCCGGAAGCCGCCGAGTCTTGCACCCGATCTCGCCGAAGTGAAAGGCCAGCTGCCGGCCAAGCGCGCGCTGGAGGTCGCCGCGGCCGGCGGCCATAGCCTGCTGATGTCCGGCCCGCCGGGTTCCGGCAAATCGATGCTTGCGGCTCGCCTGCCCGGCATCCTGCCGCCGATGACGGAACAAGAGGCGCTGGAATCCGCCGCCGTTCAATCGCTTGCTGGCAGTTTCGATGTCAGCCGCTGGGGGGTGCGGCCGTTTCAGGCGCCGCACCACTCGGCCTCGGTGCCGGCGCTGGTCGGCGGCGGCGGAAATCCGCAACCCGGCGAGATTTCCTTGGCTCATCAGGGCATTTTGTTTTTGGATGAGCTACCCGAATTCGAGCGGCGCGTGCTCGAAGCCCTGCGCGAGCCGCTCGAGACCGGCTTCATCCGCGTCTCGCGCGCGGCGCGGCGCGCCGAGTTTCCGGCCCGCTTCCAGCTCGTCGCGGCGATGAATCCTTGCCCCTGCGGCTATCTTGGTGATGCACGCTGTCGCTGCACGCCCGAGCAGATCGCGCGCTACCGGGGCAAACTCTCCGGCCCGCTGCTCGACCGCATCGATTTGATGATCGAGGTGCCGGCCGTTTCCGAAGCGGAACTATCCGCGCGCGCCACGGGCGAGCCTTCCGCGAGCGTGCGCGAGCGCGTCGTCGCGGCGCGAGCGCGGCAGATCGACCGTCAAGCCAAGCCCAATGCATTGCTCGTCCCAGACGAGATCGATTGCCATTGCCGACCGGATGATGCCGGCGCGGCGCTGCTCAAGCAGGCGATGCAGCGGCTCGACCTGTCTGCTCGCGCCTATCACCGCATTTTGAAAGTGGCACGCAGCATCGCCGATTTGGCTGCTGATGAGATCGTTCGCGGCCCGCACATCGCCGAGGCGATCCAGTATCGGCGCGGGCTGGGCAGCTGA
- the glnK gene encoding P-II family nitrogen regulator has product MKFVTAIIKPFKLDEVREALSAVGVQGITVTEVKGFGRQKGHTELYRGAEYVVDFLPKVKVEAAIPSELLEQAIEAIEKSASTGKIGDGKIFVFDLEQVIRIRTGETGPAAL; this is encoded by the coding sequence ATGAAATTCGTCACCGCCATCATCAAGCCTTTCAAGCTCGACGAAGTGCGCGAGGCCCTTTCCGCCGTCGGCGTGCAAGGCATCACGGTCACCGAAGTCAAGGGCTTCGGCCGGCAAAAAGGGCACACGGAGCTTTACCGCGGCGCGGAATATGTCGTCGACTTCCTGCCCAAGGTGAAGGTCGAGGCCGCCATTCCGTCGGAACTGCTGGAACAGGCCATCGAGGCGATCGAGAAGTCCGCCAGCACCGGCAAGATCGGCGATGGCAAGATCTTCGTCTTCGACCTCGAGCAAGTGATCCGCATCCGCACCGGCGAGACCGGCCCGGCTGCCCTTTGA
- the thrH gene encoding bifunctional phosphoserine phosphatase/homoserine phosphotransferase ThrH, whose amino-acid sequence MQLVCLDLEGVLVPEIWIEFAERTGIAELRRTTRDEPDYDQLMRYRLDLLKQHELGLPDIQKVIASMGPLPGAKEFLDALRRDYQVIILSDTFYEFAMPLMIQLGMPTLFCHRLETDAAGFVAAYHLRLPNQKQEAVKRFKELNFRVIAAGDSYNDTAMLAEAHAGILFHPPQNVIAEFPQFPVALSYDALRNEIDRAAARVGDV is encoded by the coding sequence GTGCAACTCGTCTGTCTCGACCTCGAAGGGGTGCTCGTCCCCGAGATCTGGATCGAATTCGCCGAACGCACGGGCATTGCCGAGCTGCGCCGCACGACGCGCGACGAGCCGGATTACGACCAACTGATGCGTTACCGGCTCGATCTGTTGAAGCAACACGAGCTCGGCCTGCCGGACATTCAGAAGGTCATCGCGAGCATGGGGCCACTGCCCGGCGCGAAGGAATTTCTCGACGCCTTGCGCCGCGACTATCAGGTGATCATCCTCTCCGACACCTTCTACGAATTCGCGATGCCGTTGATGATCCAGCTGGGCATGCCGACGCTGTTCTGCCACCGGCTCGAGACCGATGCCGCCGGCTTCGTCGCCGCATACCACCTGCGCCTGCCGAACCAGAAACAGGAGGCGGTCAAGCGTTTCAAGGAGCTCAATTTCCGCGTCATCGCCGCCGGCGATTCTTACAACGACACCGCGATGCTTGCCGAAGCGCATGCCGGCATCCTGTTCCACCCGCCGCAGAATGTCATCGCTGAATTCCCGCAGTTTCCCGTCGCGCTCTCCTATGACGCGCTGCGCAACGAAATCGACCGGGCCGCAGCGAGGGTCGGTGATGTCTAG
- a CDS encoding ATP-binding cassette domain-containing protein produces the protein MILARNLAFGRAGRTLVAGASLQLFPGWKVGLVGANGCGKSSFFALLRGQLHAEAGDLELPRALRIGHVAQETPALAMPALEFVLDGDSELREIEAALLDAEDAHDGHQIAELHARYADIGGYAAKARAAEILAGLGFAQTDFSRPVAEFSGGWRVRLNLARALMARADLLLLDEPTNHLDLDAVLWLEGWLKNFPGTLIMISHDRDFLDAIVDHVLAIENGAMKLYTGNYTAFERTRAEALALQQALHEKQQREIAHLNAYVERFRAKATKARQAQSRLKALARMELISAAHVDAPFHFRFLEPAGFSDPLLVLEDAKVGYGDTAVLDRVRFNLRPGSRIGLLGRNGAGKSTLVKCLAGELAPLAGKRLEGRHLQIGYFAQHQMERLRPDESPLQHLMRQEPGIREQELRDFLGGFDFRGQMAETPCKNFSGGEKARLALALMIRTRPNLLLLDEPTNHLDLEMREALTLALQETEAAVVLVSHDRHLLRTTVDELWLVADGKVHPFDGDLDDYAAWLAARRAAAQSARPEKSTQGQEERQAKKQQQAERRRLAKEAERLEGELDTLQREKSVLAERLSDPELYADRALAAELARRDAELTGLIEDAEARWLEIHARLEA, from the coding sequence TTGATCCTCGCCAGAAACCTCGCTTTCGGTCGCGCTGGCCGCACGCTCGTCGCGGGCGCTTCGCTGCAGCTCTTCCCGGGCTGGAAGGTGGGGCTCGTCGGTGCCAACGGCTGCGGCAAGTCTTCTTTCTTCGCCCTGCTGCGCGGCCAATTGCATGCCGAGGCGGGTGATCTGGAATTGCCGCGCGCCTTACGCATCGGGCATGTCGCGCAGGAAACACCCGCTCTAGCCATGCCGGCGCTCGAATTCGTGCTCGATGGCGATAGCGAGCTGCGCGAGATCGAGGCGGCGCTGCTCGATGCCGAAGACGCGCACGACGGTCATCAAATCGCCGAACTCCATGCGCGTTACGCCGACATCGGTGGTTATGCGGCGAAGGCGCGCGCCGCCGAGATCCTCGCTGGCCTTGGCTTCGCGCAGACCGATTTCAGCCGCCCGGTCGCCGAGTTTTCCGGCGGCTGGCGCGTGCGCCTGAATCTCGCCCGGGCGCTGATGGCGCGCGCCGACCTGTTGCTGCTCGACGAGCCGACCAACCACCTCGACCTCGACGCGGTGCTGTGGCTCGAAGGCTGGCTGAAGAACTTTCCCGGCACGCTGATCATGATCTCGCACGACCGCGACTTCCTCGATGCGATCGTCGATCACGTCCTGGCGATCGAAAACGGCGCGATGAAACTCTACACGGGCAATTACACGGCCTTCGAGCGCACCCGCGCCGAAGCGTTGGCGCTGCAGCAGGCACTGCACGAGAAGCAGCAGCGCGAGATCGCCCACCTCAATGCCTACGTCGAACGCTTCCGTGCCAAGGCTACCAAGGCGCGCCAGGCGCAAAGCCGCTTGAAGGCGCTGGCGCGCATGGAGCTCATCAGCGCCGCACACGTCGATGCGCCGTTCCATTTCCGTTTCCTGGAGCCTGCCGGCTTTTCCGATCCCCTCCTGGTCCTGGAGGACGCGAAAGTCGGCTATGGCGACACGGCAGTCCTCGATCGGGTGCGGTTCAACCTGCGGCCGGGCAGCCGCATCGGCCTTCTGGGCCGAAACGGTGCCGGCAAATCGACGCTGGTGAAATGTTTGGCCGGCGAGCTCGCGCCGCTGGCCGGAAAAAGGCTGGAAGGCCGGCATCTGCAGATCGGCTATTTCGCCCAGCACCAGATGGAGAGGCTGCGGCCCGACGAGTCGCCCTTGCAGCATCTGATGCGCCAGGAACCCGGGATACGCGAGCAGGAATTACGCGATTTCTTGGGCGGCTTCGACTTTCGCGGGCAGATGGCCGAGACGCCGTGCAAAAATTTCTCCGGCGGCGAGAAGGCGCGGCTGGCGCTGGCGCTGATGATCCGCACGCGGCCGAATCTGCTGCTGCTCGACGAGCCGACCAACCACCTCGACCTCGAAATGCGCGAGGCGCTCACGCTGGCGCTCCAGGAAACCGAGGCCGCCGTGGTGCTCGTTTCTCACGATCGCCATCTGCTACGCACCACGGTCGATGAACTCTGGCTGGTGGCCGATGGCAAGGTGCACCCCTTCGACGGCGATCTCGACGACTATGCCGCCTGGCTTGCCGCGCGCCGGGCCGCCGCCCAGTCTGCCCGTCCAGAAAAGTCAACGCAGGGCCAAGAGGAACGGCAGGCGAAAAAGCAGCAGCAGGCCGAGCGGCGCCGGCTCGCAAAGGAAGCCGAGCGGCTCGAAGGCGAGCTCGACACCTTGCAACGCGAAAAGTCGGTGCTGGCAGAACGGCTCAGTGATCCAGAGCTCTATGCCGACCGCGCATTGGCCGCCGAGCTGGCACGGCGCGATGCCGAGCTGACCGGACTCATCGAGGATGCAGAAGCGCGCTGGCTCGAGATCCATGCACGGCTCGAAGCTTGA
- a CDS encoding TorF family putative porin gives MNIRHHTVALAAAFSAPLIATAADPAPTPEHGFTGNITLASEYLYRGIAQTRGNPALQGGFDYAHSSGLYAGIWGSNISWISDAVAGASASLEIDVYGGYKGAITDDFGFDVGVLTYNYPGSGKPSGAAKPDTTEIYGALSWKWLTLKYSQTIGSLFGWTKPDGSKTKGSGYLELNAAYDLGEGWSMAGHVGQQKVNGFGDASYTDYKLGVSKDLGFGTLGLAYSTTNAKADCAKAEPYCFVKSDGSTYDAGKGGLLVTFGKTF, from the coding sequence ATGAACATTCGTCATCACACCGTCGCCCTCGCCGCGGCATTCTCTGCTCCGCTCATCGCCACTGCCGCCGATCCGGCGCCTACCCCCGAGCACGGCTTTACCGGCAACATCACTTTGGCCTCGGAATACCTTTACCGCGGCATCGCGCAGACGCGCGGCAACCCGGCACTGCAAGGCGGCTTCGATTACGCTCACAGCAGCGGGTTGTATGCTGGCATTTGGGGTTCGAACATCTCCTGGATCAGCGACGCTGTCGCCGGTGCCAGCGCCAGCCTGGAAATCGACGTCTATGGCGGCTACAAGGGCGCGATCACCGACGACTTCGGCTTCGATGTCGGCGTGCTGACCTACAACTATCCGGGCAGCGGCAAGCCGTCCGGGGCCGCCAAGCCCGATACCACCGAAATCTATGGCGCGCTGTCCTGGAAGTGGCTGACGCTCAAATATTCGCAGACCATTGGCAGTCTGTTCGGCTGGACCAAGCCGGATGGCAGCAAGACCAAGGGTTCCGGCTATCTGGAACTGAACGCTGCTTACGATCTCGGCGAGGGCTGGAGTATGGCCGGCCATGTCGGCCAACAAAAGGTGAATGGCTTTGGCGATGCCTCTTACACCGATTACAAGCTCGGCGTCAGCAAAGACCTCGGTTTCGGCACGCTGGGACTGGCCTATTCGACCACCAACGCCAAGGCCGATTGCGCCAAGGCCGAGCCCTATTGTTTCGTCAAGAGCGACGGCAGCACCTATGACGCTGGCAAGGGTGGCCTGCTCGTCACCTTTGGCAAGACCTTCTGA
- a CDS encoding accessory factor UbiK family protein has translation MLDPKFLEDISRRISTALAATPVADLEKNLRALLAAQLAKLDLVTREDFEVQKALLARAQERLKQLEAKLAELEAQRK, from the coding sequence ATGCTCGACCCGAAATTTCTCGAAGACATCAGTCGCCGCATCTCCACCGCCCTGGCTGCGACACCGGTGGCCGACCTGGAAAAGAATTTGCGCGCGCTGCTTGCCGCCCAGTTGGCCAAGCTCGATCTCGTCACCCGCGAGGACTTCGAAGTCCAGAAGGCACTGCTCGCCCGCGCCCAAGAGCGCCTCAAGCAGCTGGAGGCGAAGCTTGCCGAGCTGGAAGCGCAGCGCAAGTAA